One stretch of Kogia breviceps isolate mKogBre1 chromosome 18, mKogBre1 haplotype 1, whole genome shotgun sequence DNA includes these proteins:
- the LOC131745104 gene encoding carcinoembryonic antigen-related cell adhesion molecule 1 isoform X1 — protein MEPPLAHARRGCIPWNGLLLAVSLVTFWNLPTTAQVTIEVVPFNAAEGMDVLLVVHNVTRDLLGYGWYRGERVESSQLIASCRIDIHTNATGPAHSGRETIYPNGFLLFQDVTQNDTGYYTLLITKNDLQIESVTGQLRVYPVLPTPVITSNDSSPVEQDTVVLTCGPESQNTSYMWWVNNQSLPNSTRLELSEDNRTLTLFHVTRNDTGPYMCETRNPVSVSRSDPFTLNVIYPVAQPSIEASNTTVTEHENTVVLTCRTNDTGISIRWFFNGQSLLLTERVKLSPDNSTLTINPVRREDAGDYQCEVSNQGNSSRSDPLSLGVKFDSTEGSSSGLSGGAIAGIVIGVVAGVALIAALVYFLYIRKTGGASDQRDLTEHKSSDHNQSQGHSDNSPNKIDEVAYSTLNFNAQESKKPTSASPSATETVYSEVKNK, from the exons ATGGAGCCCCCCTTAGCCCATGCCCGCAGAGGGTGCATCCCCTGGAACGGGCTCCTGCTGGCAG TCTCACTCGTAACCTTCTGGAACCTGCCCACCACTGCGCAAGTCACTATTGAAGTGGTGCCCTTCAATGCTGCAGAAGGCATGGATGTTCTTCTAGTTGTCCACAATGTGACAAGGGATCTTCTAGGCTACGGCTGGTACAGAGGAGAAAGGGTAGAGAGCAGCCAACTAATTGCATCGTGTAGAATAGACATTCATACAAatgccactgggcctgcacacAGCGGTCGAGAGACAATATACCCCAATGGATTCCTGCTGTTCCAGGACGTCACCCAGAATGACACAGGATACTACACCCTGCTCATTACAAAGAATGATTTACAGATTGAAAGTGTAACTGGACAACTCCGTGTATACC CGGTGTTACCCACACCCGTCATCACCAGCAACGACTCCAGCCCCGTGGAGCAGGACACCGTAGTGTTAACATGCGGACCTGAGAGTCAGAACACCTCCTACATGTGGTGGGTCAACAATCAGAGCCTCCCCAACAGCACCAGGCTGGAGCTGTCTGAGGACAACAGGACTCTCACCTTATTCCATGTCACAAGGAATGACACAGGACCCTATATGTGTGAAACTCGGAACCCAGTCAGTGTCAGCCGCAGTGACCCGTTCACCCTGAATGTCATCT ACCCAGTGGCACAGCCCTCCATCGAAGCCAGCAACACCACAGTCACAGAACATGAGAATACCGTGGTCCTGACCTGCCGCACAAATGACACTGGGATCTCCATACGCTGGTTCTTCAATGGCCAGAGTCTACTGCTCACAGAGAGGGTGAAGCTGTCCCCAGACAACAGCACCCTCACCATCAACCCTGTCAGGAGGGAGGATGCCGGGGATTATCAGTGTGAGGTCTCCAACCAGGGCAATTCCAGCAGAAGTGACCCCCTCAGTCTGGGTGTGAAAT TTGATTCAACAGAAGGAAGCTCTTCTGGCCTCTCAGGTGGTGCTATTGCCGGCATCGTGATTGGAGTCGTGGCTGGGGTTGCTCTGATAGCAGCCTTGGTGTATTTTCTGTACATCAGAAAAACTGGAGG GGCAAGTGACCAGCGAGACCTCACAGAGCACAAATCCTCAGACCACAACCAGA GTCAGGGTCATTCTGACAATTCACCTAACAAG ATCGACGAAGTTGCATATTCTACCCTGAACTTCAATGCCCAGGAATCAAAGAAACCAACTTCAGCCTCCCCGTCAGCCACAGAAACAGTTTATTCAGAAGTGAAAAATAAGTAA
- the LOC131745104 gene encoding carcinoembryonic antigen-related cell adhesion molecule 7 isoform X4: MEPPLAHARRGCIPWNGLLLAVSLVTFWNLPTTAQVTIEVVPFNAAEGMDVLLVVHNVTRDLLGYGWYRGERVESSQLIASCRIDIHTNATGPAHSGRETIYPNGFLLFQDVTQNDTGYYTLLITKNDLQIESVTGQLRVYPVLPTPVITSNDSSPVEQDTVVLTCGPESQNTSYMWWVNNQSLPNSTRLELSEDNRTLTLFHVTRNDTGPYMCETRNPVSVSRSDPFTLNVIYPVAQPSIEASNTTVTEHENTVVLTCRTNDTGISIRWFFNGQSLLLTERVKLSPDNSTLTINPVRREDAGDYQCEVSNQGNSSRSDPLSLGVKWQVTSETSQSTNPQTTTRVRVILTIHLTRSTKLHILP; the protein is encoded by the exons ATGGAGCCCCCCTTAGCCCATGCCCGCAGAGGGTGCATCCCCTGGAACGGGCTCCTGCTGGCAG TCTCACTCGTAACCTTCTGGAACCTGCCCACCACTGCGCAAGTCACTATTGAAGTGGTGCCCTTCAATGCTGCAGAAGGCATGGATGTTCTTCTAGTTGTCCACAATGTGACAAGGGATCTTCTAGGCTACGGCTGGTACAGAGGAGAAAGGGTAGAGAGCAGCCAACTAATTGCATCGTGTAGAATAGACATTCATACAAatgccactgggcctgcacacAGCGGTCGAGAGACAATATACCCCAATGGATTCCTGCTGTTCCAGGACGTCACCCAGAATGACACAGGATACTACACCCTGCTCATTACAAAGAATGATTTACAGATTGAAAGTGTAACTGGACAACTCCGTGTATACC CGGTGTTACCCACACCCGTCATCACCAGCAACGACTCCAGCCCCGTGGAGCAGGACACCGTAGTGTTAACATGCGGACCTGAGAGTCAGAACACCTCCTACATGTGGTGGGTCAACAATCAGAGCCTCCCCAACAGCACCAGGCTGGAGCTGTCTGAGGACAACAGGACTCTCACCTTATTCCATGTCACAAGGAATGACACAGGACCCTATATGTGTGAAACTCGGAACCCAGTCAGTGTCAGCCGCAGTGACCCGTTCACCCTGAATGTCATCT ACCCAGTGGCACAGCCCTCCATCGAAGCCAGCAACACCACAGTCACAGAACATGAGAATACCGTGGTCCTGACCTGCCGCACAAATGACACTGGGATCTCCATACGCTGGTTCTTCAATGGCCAGAGTCTACTGCTCACAGAGAGGGTGAAGCTGTCCCCAGACAACAGCACCCTCACCATCAACCCTGTCAGGAGGGAGGATGCCGGGGATTATCAGTGTGAGGTCTCCAACCAGGGCAATTCCAGCAGAAGTGACCCCCTCAGTCTGGGTGTGAAAT GGCAAGTGACCAGCGAGACCTCACAGAGCACAAATCCTCAGACCACAACCAGA GTCAGGGTCATTCTGACAATTCACCTAACAAG ATCGACGAAGTTGCATATTCTACCCTGA
- the LOC131745104 gene encoding carcinoembryonic antigen-related cell adhesion molecule 1 isoform X2 has translation MEPPLAHARRGCIPWNGLLLAVSLVTFWNLPTTAQVTIEVVPFNAAEGMDVLLVVHNVTRDLLGYGWYRGERVESSQLIASCRIDIHTNATGPAHSGRETIYPNGFLLFQDVTQNDTGYYTLLITKNDLQIESVTGQLRVYPVLPTPVITSNDSSPVEQDTVVLTCGPESQNTSYMWWVNNQSLPNSTRLELSEDNRTLTLFHVTRNDTGPYMCETRNPVSVSRSDPFTLNVIYPVAQPSIEASNTTVTEHENTVVLTCRTNDTGISIRWFFNGQSLLLTERVKLSPDNSTLTINPVRREDAGDYQCEVSNQGNSSRSDPLSLGVKFDSTEGSSSGLSGGAIAGIVIGVVAGVALIAALVYFLYIRKTGGSGSF, from the exons ATGGAGCCCCCCTTAGCCCATGCCCGCAGAGGGTGCATCCCCTGGAACGGGCTCCTGCTGGCAG TCTCACTCGTAACCTTCTGGAACCTGCCCACCACTGCGCAAGTCACTATTGAAGTGGTGCCCTTCAATGCTGCAGAAGGCATGGATGTTCTTCTAGTTGTCCACAATGTGACAAGGGATCTTCTAGGCTACGGCTGGTACAGAGGAGAAAGGGTAGAGAGCAGCCAACTAATTGCATCGTGTAGAATAGACATTCATACAAatgccactgggcctgcacacAGCGGTCGAGAGACAATATACCCCAATGGATTCCTGCTGTTCCAGGACGTCACCCAGAATGACACAGGATACTACACCCTGCTCATTACAAAGAATGATTTACAGATTGAAAGTGTAACTGGACAACTCCGTGTATACC CGGTGTTACCCACACCCGTCATCACCAGCAACGACTCCAGCCCCGTGGAGCAGGACACCGTAGTGTTAACATGCGGACCTGAGAGTCAGAACACCTCCTACATGTGGTGGGTCAACAATCAGAGCCTCCCCAACAGCACCAGGCTGGAGCTGTCTGAGGACAACAGGACTCTCACCTTATTCCATGTCACAAGGAATGACACAGGACCCTATATGTGTGAAACTCGGAACCCAGTCAGTGTCAGCCGCAGTGACCCGTTCACCCTGAATGTCATCT ACCCAGTGGCACAGCCCTCCATCGAAGCCAGCAACACCACAGTCACAGAACATGAGAATACCGTGGTCCTGACCTGCCGCACAAATGACACTGGGATCTCCATACGCTGGTTCTTCAATGGCCAGAGTCTACTGCTCACAGAGAGGGTGAAGCTGTCCCCAGACAACAGCACCCTCACCATCAACCCTGTCAGGAGGGAGGATGCCGGGGATTATCAGTGTGAGGTCTCCAACCAGGGCAATTCCAGCAGAAGTGACCCCCTCAGTCTGGGTGTGAAAT TTGATTCAACAGAAGGAAGCTCTTCTGGCCTCTCAGGTGGTGCTATTGCCGGCATCGTGATTGGAGTCGTGGCTGGGGTTGCTCTGATAGCAGCCTTGGTGTATTTTCTGTACATCAGAAAAACTGGAGG GTCAGGGTCATTCTGA
- the LOC131745104 gene encoding carcinoembryonic antigen-related cell adhesion molecule 7 isoform X3, which translates to MEPPLAHARRGCIPWNGLLLAVSLVTFWNLPTTAQVTIEVVPFNAAEGMDVLLVVHNVTRDLLGYGWYRGERVESSQLIASCRIDIHTNATGPAHSGRETIYPNGFLLFQDVTQNDTGYYTLLITKNDLQIESVTGQLRVYPVLPTPVITSNDSSPVEQDTVVLTCGPESQNTSYMWWVNNQSLPNSTRLELSEDNRTLTLFHVTRNDTGPYMCETRNPVSVSRSDPFTLNVIYPVAQPSIEASNTTVTEHENTVVLTCRTNDTGISIRWFFNGQSLLLTERVKLSPDNSTLTINPVRREDAGDYQCEVSNQGNSSRSDPLSLGVKWQVTSETSQSTNPQTTTRVSKPAHPVRACMFHYYTPCPTRESRISK; encoded by the exons ATGGAGCCCCCCTTAGCCCATGCCCGCAGAGGGTGCATCCCCTGGAACGGGCTCCTGCTGGCAG TCTCACTCGTAACCTTCTGGAACCTGCCCACCACTGCGCAAGTCACTATTGAAGTGGTGCCCTTCAATGCTGCAGAAGGCATGGATGTTCTTCTAGTTGTCCACAATGTGACAAGGGATCTTCTAGGCTACGGCTGGTACAGAGGAGAAAGGGTAGAGAGCAGCCAACTAATTGCATCGTGTAGAATAGACATTCATACAAatgccactgggcctgcacacAGCGGTCGAGAGACAATATACCCCAATGGATTCCTGCTGTTCCAGGACGTCACCCAGAATGACACAGGATACTACACCCTGCTCATTACAAAGAATGATTTACAGATTGAAAGTGTAACTGGACAACTCCGTGTATACC CGGTGTTACCCACACCCGTCATCACCAGCAACGACTCCAGCCCCGTGGAGCAGGACACCGTAGTGTTAACATGCGGACCTGAGAGTCAGAACACCTCCTACATGTGGTGGGTCAACAATCAGAGCCTCCCCAACAGCACCAGGCTGGAGCTGTCTGAGGACAACAGGACTCTCACCTTATTCCATGTCACAAGGAATGACACAGGACCCTATATGTGTGAAACTCGGAACCCAGTCAGTGTCAGCCGCAGTGACCCGTTCACCCTGAATGTCATCT ACCCAGTGGCACAGCCCTCCATCGAAGCCAGCAACACCACAGTCACAGAACATGAGAATACCGTGGTCCTGACCTGCCGCACAAATGACACTGGGATCTCCATACGCTGGTTCTTCAATGGCCAGAGTCTACTGCTCACAGAGAGGGTGAAGCTGTCCCCAGACAACAGCACCCTCACCATCAACCCTGTCAGGAGGGAGGATGCCGGGGATTATCAGTGTGAGGTCTCCAACCAGGGCAATTCCAGCAGAAGTGACCCCCTCAGTCTGGGTGTGAAAT GGCAAGTGACCAGCGAGACCTCACAGAGCACAAATCCTCAGACCACAACCAGAGTAAGTAAACCTGCTCACCCAGTGAGAGCTTGTATGTTCCACTACTATACACCCTGCCCTACCAGGGAATCCCGGATTTCCAAGTGA
- the LOC131745104 gene encoding carcinoembryonic antigen-related cell adhesion molecule 7 isoform X5: MEPPLAHARRGCIPWNGLLLAVSLVTFWNLPTTAQVTIEVVPFNAAEGMDVLLVVHNVTRDLLGYGWYRGERVESSQLIASCRIDIHTNATGPAHSGRETIYPNGFLLFQDVTQNDTGYYTLLITKNDLQIESVTGQLRVYPVLPTPVITSNDSSPVEQDTVVLTCGPESQNTSYMWWVNNQSLPNSTRLELSEDNRTLTLFHVTRNDTGPYMCETRNPVSVSRSDPFTLNVIYPVAQPSIEASNTTVTEHENTVVLTCRTNDTGISIRWFFNGQSLLLTERVKLSPDNSTLTINPVRREDAGDYQCEVSNQGNSSRSDPLSLGVKFDSTEGSSSGLSGGAIAGIVIGVVAGVALIAALVYFLYIRKTGGYDAFPLVLLSPRLTATLGRGKEPSSLSLDLDLLLFLPKALLLGSNSRGSLLPWSSCFVSLGRGSSQPHLV, encoded by the exons ATGGAGCCCCCCTTAGCCCATGCCCGCAGAGGGTGCATCCCCTGGAACGGGCTCCTGCTGGCAG TCTCACTCGTAACCTTCTGGAACCTGCCCACCACTGCGCAAGTCACTATTGAAGTGGTGCCCTTCAATGCTGCAGAAGGCATGGATGTTCTTCTAGTTGTCCACAATGTGACAAGGGATCTTCTAGGCTACGGCTGGTACAGAGGAGAAAGGGTAGAGAGCAGCCAACTAATTGCATCGTGTAGAATAGACATTCATACAAatgccactgggcctgcacacAGCGGTCGAGAGACAATATACCCCAATGGATTCCTGCTGTTCCAGGACGTCACCCAGAATGACACAGGATACTACACCCTGCTCATTACAAAGAATGATTTACAGATTGAAAGTGTAACTGGACAACTCCGTGTATACC CGGTGTTACCCACACCCGTCATCACCAGCAACGACTCCAGCCCCGTGGAGCAGGACACCGTAGTGTTAACATGCGGACCTGAGAGTCAGAACACCTCCTACATGTGGTGGGTCAACAATCAGAGCCTCCCCAACAGCACCAGGCTGGAGCTGTCTGAGGACAACAGGACTCTCACCTTATTCCATGTCACAAGGAATGACACAGGACCCTATATGTGTGAAACTCGGAACCCAGTCAGTGTCAGCCGCAGTGACCCGTTCACCCTGAATGTCATCT ACCCAGTGGCACAGCCCTCCATCGAAGCCAGCAACACCACAGTCACAGAACATGAGAATACCGTGGTCCTGACCTGCCGCACAAATGACACTGGGATCTCCATACGCTGGTTCTTCAATGGCCAGAGTCTACTGCTCACAGAGAGGGTGAAGCTGTCCCCAGACAACAGCACCCTCACCATCAACCCTGTCAGGAGGGAGGATGCCGGGGATTATCAGTGTGAGGTCTCCAACCAGGGCAATTCCAGCAGAAGTGACCCCCTCAGTCTGGGTGTGAAAT TTGATTCAACAGAAGGAAGCTCTTCTGGCCTCTCAGGTGGTGCTATTGCCGGCATCGTGATTGGAGTCGTGGCTGGGGTTGCTCTGATAGCAGCCTTGGTGTATTTTCTGTACATCAGAAAAACTGGAGGGTACGATGCCTTTCCTCTCGTTCTGCTTTCCCCGAGGCTAACTGCCACGCTCGGGAGAGGGAAGGAGCCTTCATCTCTGTCTCTGGACCTGGATCTGCTCCTCTTTCTTCCGAAAGCCCTGCTTCTTGGCTCTAATTCCCGTGGGTCGCTCCTTCCCTGGTCTTCGTGCTTCGTGTCTCTTGGACGTGGTTCTTCCCAACCCCACCTGGTTTAG